In Streptomyces sp. NBC_00414, a single window of DNA contains:
- the cydB gene encoding cytochrome d ubiquinol oxidase subunit II gives MELHDIWFVLIAVLWIGYFFLEGFDFGIGVLTKLLARNRTEKRVLINTIGPVWDGNEVWLLSAGGATFAAFPEWYATLFSGFYLPLLLILVCLILRGVAFEYRAKRPEEQWQRNWENVIFWTSLLPAFLWGVAFGNIVRGVKIDQNFEYVGSLGDLLNPYAILGGLVTLTLFTFHGAVFAALKTLGDIRERARKLALRLGLVTAVLALVFLLWTQAESGDGKSLVALVVAVVALVVAIGANQAGREGWAFALSGLTIVAAVAMLFLTLFPNVMPSSLNDEWSLTVTNASSSPYTLKIMTWGAVITTPVVMLYQGWTYWVFRKRIGTQHIAETVH, from the coding sequence ATGGAACTTCACGACATCTGGTTCGTCCTGATCGCCGTCCTGTGGATCGGTTACTTCTTCCTGGAGGGCTTCGACTTCGGGATCGGTGTTCTCACCAAGCTGCTCGCCCGCAACCGGACCGAGAAGCGGGTGCTGATCAACACCATCGGCCCGGTCTGGGACGGCAACGAGGTGTGGCTGCTCTCGGCGGGAGGCGCGACCTTCGCCGCCTTCCCCGAGTGGTACGCCACGCTCTTCTCCGGCTTCTACCTGCCCCTGCTGCTCATCCTCGTCTGCCTGATCCTGCGCGGAGTCGCCTTCGAGTACCGGGCGAAGCGGCCCGAGGAGCAGTGGCAGCGCAACTGGGAGAACGTGATCTTCTGGACCTCGCTGCTCCCGGCCTTCCTGTGGGGCGTGGCCTTCGGCAACATCGTCCGAGGCGTGAAGATCGACCAGAACTTCGAGTACGTGGGCAGCCTCGGGGACCTGCTCAACCCGTACGCCATCCTGGGCGGTCTGGTGACGCTGACGCTGTTCACCTTCCACGGGGCGGTGTTCGCGGCGCTCAAGACCCTCGGTGACATCCGGGAACGGGCGCGGAAGCTGGCTCTGCGACTCGGACTGGTGACGGCCGTACTCGCACTGGTCTTCCTGCTCTGGACCCAGGCCGAGAGCGGCGACGGCAAGAGCCTGGTCGCACTGGTCGTGGCGGTGGTCGCGCTGGTCGTGGCGATCGGGGCGAACCAGGCAGGGCGTGAGGGCTGGGCCTTCGCACTGTCCGGCCTCACCATCGTCGCCGCGGTCGCGATGCTCTTCCTGACGCTCTTCCCGAACGTCATGCCGTCCTCGCTCAACGACGAGTGGAGCCTGACGGTCACCAACGCCTCGTCGAGCCCGTACACGCTGAAGATCATGACGTGGGGTGCGGTGATCACGACACCCGTGGTCATGCTCTACCAGGGCTGGACGTACTGGGTGTTCCGCAAGCGGATCGGCACCCAGCACATCGCCGAAACCGTGCACTGA
- a CDS encoding cytochrome ubiquinol oxidase subunit I, with amino-acid sequence MELALAPETIARWQFGITTVYHFLFVPLTISLAALTAGLQTAWVRTEKEKYLRATKFWGKLFLINIAMGVVTGIVQEFQFGMNWSDYSRFVGDVFGAPLAFEALIAFFFESTFIGLWIFGWDKLPKKIHLACIWMVSIGTLLSAYFILAANSWMQHPVGYRINEKKGRAELTDFWLVLTQNTALNQVFHSFSAAFLTGGAFMVGIAAFHLMRKKHIPVMRTSLRLGLVTMAVGGLLTAISGDTLGKVMYEQQPMKMAAAEALWDGEQPAPFSVFAYGDVDKGHNSVALEIPGLLSFLAHSDFDSYVPGINDTNKAEQEKFGPGDYKPIVPVAYWGFRWMIGFGMASFSLGLLGLWLTRKRFLLPAARRTGEDEVPHLVLLKKPLGSRLTRLYWLLAVWTMAFPLIANAWGWIFTEMGRQPWVVYGVMQTRDAVSPGVSQGEMITSLVVLTTIYAILAVVEVKLLAKYIKAGPPELTEADLNPPTKIGGDPRDADKPMAFSY; translated from the coding sequence GTGGAATTGGCATTGGCGCCGGAGACGATAGCGCGATGGCAGTTCGGCATCACCACCGTCTACCACTTCCTCTTCGTCCCGCTCACGATCTCGCTCGCCGCGCTCACCGCGGGCCTGCAGACCGCATGGGTGCGCACGGAGAAGGAGAAGTACCTCAGGGCCACCAAGTTCTGGGGCAAGCTCTTCCTGATCAACATCGCGATGGGTGTCGTCACGGGCATCGTGCAGGAGTTCCAGTTCGGCATGAACTGGTCCGACTACTCACGCTTCGTCGGTGACGTCTTCGGTGCTCCGCTCGCCTTCGAGGCCCTGATCGCCTTCTTCTTCGAGTCCACGTTCATCGGGCTCTGGATCTTCGGCTGGGACAAACTGCCGAAGAAGATCCACCTGGCCTGCATCTGGATGGTCTCGATCGGCACGCTGCTGTCCGCGTACTTCATCCTGGCGGCCAACTCCTGGATGCAGCACCCCGTGGGCTACCGCATCAACGAGAAGAAGGGGCGCGCCGAGCTCACCGACTTCTGGCTGGTCCTGACCCAGAACACGGCGCTCAACCAGGTGTTCCACAGCTTCTCGGCGGCCTTCCTGACGGGCGGCGCCTTCATGGTGGGCATCGCCGCGTTCCACCTGATGCGCAAGAAGCACATCCCGGTGATGCGGACCTCGCTCCGGCTCGGCCTGGTCACCATGGCTGTCGGCGGTCTGCTCACCGCGATCAGCGGGGACACCCTCGGCAAGGTCATGTACGAGCAGCAGCCCATGAAGATGGCCGCCGCGGAGGCCCTGTGGGACGGCGAGCAGCCGGCGCCGTTCTCGGTCTTCGCGTACGGGGACGTCGACAAGGGGCACAACTCCGTGGCCCTGGAGATCCCCGGGCTCCTGTCCTTCCTCGCCCACAGCGACTTCGACTCGTACGTGCCCGGCATCAACGACACCAACAAGGCCGAGCAGGAGAAGTTCGGCCCGGGCGACTACAAGCCCATCGTTCCCGTCGCCTACTGGGGCTTCCGGTGGATGATCGGCTTCGGAATGGCGTCCTTCTCCCTGGGCCTGTTGGGGCTGTGGCTCACGCGGAAGCGGTTCCTGCTGCCGGCCGCCCGGCGAACGGGGGAGGACGAGGTCCCGCATCTGGTGCTGCTGAAGAAGCCGCTCGGATCCAGACTCACCCGGCTGTACTGGCTCCTGGCCGTCTGGACGATGGCCTTCCCACTGATCGCCAACGCCTGGGGCTGGATCTTCACCGAGATGGGCCGCCAGCCGTGGGTCGTCTACGGCGTCATGCAGACCCGCGACGCGGTCTCCCCCGGTGTGTCGCAGGGCGAGATGATCACCTCGCTGGTCGTCCTCACGACGATCTACGCGATCCTCGCCGTCGTCGAGGTGAAGCTGCTCGCCAAGTACATCAAGGCCGGGCCGCCCGAGCTCACCGAGGCCGACCTCAACCCGCCCACGAAGATCGGCGGCGACCCCAGGGACGCCGACAAGCCGATGGCCTTCTCGTACTAG